In Pseudobacteroides sp., one DNA window encodes the following:
- a CDS encoding phage tail tape measure protein has product MAVIRNLVVKVTADIGSLKKGLQEAQDTMSNVGKQLSGAGKTMSAALTLPLAGMAAASLKAGADFEAGMSSVKAVSGATGEEMKQLEDLALKMGAETKYSAKEAASGIEELIKAGVSVKDIMGGGLKGALSLAAAGELELADAAEIASTVLNSFRADGLNVSQAADILAGAANASATSVSEMKFSLSACSAVASSVGLSFKDTSTALAAFANNGLKGSDAGTSLKTMLMNLQPSTDKQAKLFKELGLTTEQGTSAFFNAQGKLKSMAEIAGLLQSSMKNLTDAQRLQAMETLFGSDAIRAANILYKEGADGLNKMQAEMGKVTATDVAAERMNNLKGSLEQLKGSIETLQIVSSKAFLPILKQLADKATILVNKYMELNPEIRKWVTIILAAVAAVGPLLMILGGLSSGLSVLAGAISFIASPIGLIVVAIAGLVAGFIWLMNTNEGFRNSVLSVWGDIQATFKEVLGFIQGKVAEVLPGIKAKFTEVFGNVLSFIKSFAANAVKAFNMFINGFKGGGLSSTASGWETAFYRIGAVVSTVFNGLISVIQPVMQTIFTIVSDVVTGIWNFWNTYGQQIFDTAVSIFNGILAFVQPILAQLFASFAQFASYLTPIWESIKTLIFSLWGVIQQLWTLLQPVFIAIGAAIAVVMGIAVGVLNGIIQALGPFIQAVLGAVNFIVNLIGFVVAIINGDWAGAWNFLVEAAKAAWSMLSNLFMTIVNLVKGFVEGIISFFKGLWYALVGGSIVPDLVNGVLSCFSNMVSGVTNFVGNLVGAVSGAFGKIGSVVGDVVGNAWNWGKNMMGNLVSGIKSMAGGVKDAVTGVANSIKSFLGFGSPTKEGPGSNADTWAPNLINMLKDGIKAGIPAMEANLQAVLNPQFRKPALEAAGVGMNESLMIDHTGTITVKGVNDKGELMGVVDLIAADLSANKDRYGKNPSAHKAFR; this is encoded by the coding sequence ATGGCAGTAATAAGGAATCTGGTGGTGAAAGTCACTGCAGACATAGGCAGTTTGAAGAAAGGATTGCAGGAAGCACAGGATACCATGTCAAATGTGGGAAAACAGCTTTCAGGTGCGGGAAAAACAATGTCTGCTGCGTTAACACTTCCTCTTGCAGGAATGGCAGCGGCATCACTTAAAGCCGGAGCAGATTTTGAAGCCGGGATGAGTAGCGTAAAGGCTGTATCGGGTGCCACTGGCGAGGAAATGAAACAGCTTGAGGATTTGGCACTTAAAATGGGTGCAGAAACCAAGTATTCCGCCAAGGAAGCGGCATCTGGCATTGAGGAACTCATCAAGGCTGGTGTAAGTGTAAAAGACATCATGGGTGGTGGACTAAAAGGTGCATTATCTTTGGCGGCGGCTGGTGAACTTGAACTTGCGGATGCTGCTGAAATTGCCTCAACAGTTTTAAATTCCTTCAGAGCCGATGGTCTTAATGTGTCACAGGCGGCTGATATATTAGCCGGAGCGGCGAATGCCTCTGCAACAAGTGTGTCTGAAATGAAGTTCAGCCTATCAGCCTGTTCCGCTGTGGCGAGTTCTGTTGGACTATCCTTCAAGGATACAAGCACTGCCTTGGCGGCATTTGCCAACAACGGCTTGAAGGGTTCGGATGCAGGAACTTCACTCAAGACAATGCTTATGAACCTCCAACCCTCCACAGACAAACAGGCAAAGCTGTTTAAAGAACTAGGACTTACCACAGAACAAGGCACAAGTGCCTTCTTCAATGCTCAGGGCAAGTTGAAGAGTATGGCTGAAATTGCAGGGTTACTTCAAAGTAGTATGAAAAATCTTACCGATGCACAGAGACTTCAGGCAATGGAGACTCTATTTGGCTCGGATGCTATTCGTGCAGCCAATATCCTATACAAAGAGGGTGCAGACGGTTTAAACAAGATGCAAGCCGAGATGGGCAAAGTTACTGCTACTGATGTTGCAGCAGAGAGAATGAACAACCTTAAAGGTTCACTCGAACAGTTAAAAGGCTCCATTGAAACCCTGCAGATTGTTTCAAGTAAAGCCTTTCTTCCTATATTAAAGCAGCTTGCCGACAAGGCAACCATTCTTGTGAACAAATACATGGAATTGAATCCCGAAATCCGTAAATGGGTCACCATAATTTTAGCTGCGGTTGCTGCGGTTGGACCCTTGCTCATGATTTTGGGTGGATTATCCTCGGGACTGTCAGTGCTTGCAGGAGCAATTTCTTTTATTGCCTCACCCATAGGTTTGATTGTGGTGGCGATAGCAGGATTGGTGGCAGGCTTCATCTGGCTGATGAACACCAATGAAGGGTTCAGGAATTCAGTGCTATCAGTATGGGGTGACATACAGGCAACCTTCAAGGAGGTGCTTGGTTTTATCCAAGGCAAGGTTGCCGAGGTGTTACCCGGCATAAAAGCAAAATTTACCGAGGTATTTGGCAATGTCCTCAGCTTTATAAAGAGTTTTGCAGCAAATGCAGTAAAAGCCTTCAATATGTTTATTAACGGGTTCAAAGGCGGTGGCTTAAGCAGCACAGCGAGTGGTTGGGAAACTGCTTTTTATAGAATCGGTGCAGTGGTCAGCACAGTTTTCAATGGTCTGATTTCGGTTATACAACCGGTGATGCAGACCATTTTTACAATTGTCAGTGATGTGGTGACAGGCATCTGGAACTTCTGGAACACATACGGACAGCAGATATTTGATACTGCGGTCAGCATTTTCAATGGAATCCTTGCTTTTGTTCAACCAATACTGGCACAGCTTTTTGCATCCTTTGCTCAGTTTGCAAGCTACCTTACCCCCATATGGGAGAGTATCAAGACTCTGATATTTTCACTTTGGGGTGTGATTCAGCAACTTTGGACACTTTTGCAGCCTGTATTTATAGCAATAGGAGCGGCAATTGCTGTGGTGATGGGTATAGCTGTGGGAGTATTGAACGGAATTATTCAGGCACTGGGGCCATTTATACAGGCGGTGCTTGGAGCGGTTAACTTTATTGTAAACCTCATCGGTTTTGTGGTTGCCATCATCAACGGTGACTGGGCAGGTGCGTGGAACTTCCTTGTGGAAGCCGCCAAGGCGGCATGGAGTATGCTGTCAAACCTGTTCATGACCATAGTCAATCTGGTGAAGGGGTTTGTTGAAGGAATTATCTCATTCTTCAAAGGTTTGTGGTATGCCTTGGTTGGCGGTTCAATCGTTCCCGACCTTGTAAATGGGGTTCTCTCCTGCTTCTCAAATATGGTTTCAGGGGTTACAAATTTCGTGGGTAACCTTGTCGGAGCAGTTTCGGGAGCATTCGGAAAGATTGGCTCGGTAGTTGGTGATGTTGTAGGCAATGCATGGAATTGGGGCAAAAACATGATGGGGAATTTAGTGAGCGGAATCAAGTCCATGGCAGGCGGAGTAAAGGATGCAGTAACTGGTGTTGCAAACAGCATAAAATCCTTTCTAGGATTCGGATCACCGACAAAAGAGGGTCCTGGCTCCAATGCGGATACTTGGGCACCCAATCTCATCAATATGCTGAAGGACGGAATCAAGGCAGGAATTCCTGCTATGGAGGCAAACCTTCAGGCGGTTTTGAATCCCCAGTTCAGAAAGCCTGCACTTGAAGCAGCAGGAGTTGGAATGAACGAAAGCCTTATGATTGACCATACCGGAACAATCACTGTAAAGGGTGTAAATGACAAGGGTGAACTAATGGGTGTGGTGGATTTGATTGCAGCCGACCTTTCTGCCAACAAGGACAGATACGGTAAAAACCCAAGCGCCCACAAGGCATTTAGATAG
- a CDS encoding N-acetylmuramoyl-L-alanine amidase produces the protein MGKSVYLSPSMQEHNEGVAGYGTEEVRMNQVADVVERVLTRHGINVYRNKPDWTLQKVAQDSNNKKPNLHFAIHSNAGGGCGGEIYAYAPGGEGEKAARAIYSELEPITPTADRGVKFWPELYELRKTTAPAVLVEIAFHDNEDDAKWIIANIEKIGTALAKGVLKYFGIEFVSETYELEQAVKVLKEKGIISDPDYWIGNAVPGRIVRGDFAATLIKRAALVLKGGN, from the coding sequence TTGGGAAAGAGTGTTTATTTAAGTCCCTCCATGCAGGAGCATAATGAGGGTGTGGCAGGTTACGGAACAGAGGAAGTCAGAATGAATCAGGTGGCTGATGTTGTAGAGCGGGTTTTAACAAGGCATGGAATTAATGTTTATAGGAATAAACCTGATTGGACTCTTCAGAAGGTGGCACAGGACAGCAACAACAAGAAACCGAACCTCCACTTTGCGATTCATAGTAATGCCGGTGGTGGGTGTGGCGGAGAAATTTATGCCTACGCTCCAGGCGGTGAAGGTGAAAAAGCAGCAAGAGCAATCTACTCAGAACTTGAACCTATAACACCCACTGCAGACAGAGGTGTGAAGTTCTGGCCAGAGTTATATGAACTGAGGAAAACCACTGCGCCTGCGGTGCTTGTAGAAATTGCATTTCATGATAATGAAGATGATGCTAAATGGATCATAGCTAACATTGAAAAAATAGGCACTGCTCTTGCAAAGGGAGTTCTCAAGTATTTTGGCATTGAGTTTGTTTCTGAAACCTACGAACTGGAACAGGCGGTAAAGGTTCTGAAGGAAAAAGGAATTATATCAGACCCCGACTATTGGATTGGAAATGCAGTGCCGGGGAGAATTGTTAGAGGTGACTTTGCCGCTACTCTGATCAAGAGGGCGGCATTAGTTTTGAAGGGAGGAAATTAA
- a CDS encoding holin — MNIQSRWRSKAAWASVAALVLFVLKTYGLLDGIGLSEDSFKELTALIFAVALAFGVFNNPTSKDSF; from the coding sequence GTGAATATACAATCAAGATGGAGAAGCAAGGCAGCCTGGGCATCGGTGGCAGCACTGGTGCTTTTTGTTTTGAAAACCTATGGACTGCTTGATGGAATCGGCTTGTCGGAGGACAGCTTCAAGGAACTGACGGCTCTGATTTTTGCCGTGGCGCTTGCCTTTGGAGTGTTTAACAATCCAACGAGCAAGGACAGTTTTTAA
- a CDS encoding RNA polymerase subunit sigma-70 — MNDIQKEQIKRLRLDGMGYIKVAQTLGLSENTVKSYCRRNNIPRNEVGGVAPQDNICLHCGNPIVQKEGTKKRKFCTDDCRQTWWNSHLDKVTKKAVYTLTCSYCGKDFESYGNKNRRYCCHDCYITDRFGKVGDGK; from the coding sequence ATGAATGATATTCAAAAAGAGCAGATTAAGAGACTCCGTTTGGATGGAATGGGATACATAAAGGTGGCACAGACATTAGGGTTGTCTGAAAATACCGTGAAGTCATATTGCAGGAGAAATAATATTCCTCGTAATGAGGTAGGCGGCGTTGCTCCTCAAGATAATATTTGTTTGCATTGTGGAAATCCAATAGTCCAAAAGGAAGGGACAAAAAAACGAAAATTCTGTACAGATGATTGTAGGCAAACTTGGTGGAACAGCCATCTTGATAAGGTAACTAAAAAAGCTGTTTACACATTAACCTGTTCTTATTGTGGCAAAGACTTTGAAAGCTATGGAAATAAAAACAGGCGTTATTGTTGCCATGATTGTTACATCACTGACCGCTTCGGGAAGGTTGGTGATGGTAAGTGA
- a CDS encoding SHOCT domain-containing protein — protein sequence MTNSQLQNEIKYQTSISPFRNMLEAGKISSEDYAVIDTILRGKYRPIFVGYISPNSVDNTTNQS from the coding sequence GTGACAAATTCTCAATTGCAAAACGAAATCAAATATCAAACCAGTATTTCACCTTTCCGAAATATGCTTGAAGCGGGAAAAATCTCATCTGAGGACTATGCTGTGATTGATACAATTCTAAGGGGAAAATATCGACCAATATTTGTAGGATATATATCGCCAAATAGCGTTGATAATACTACAAATCAGAGTTAA
- a CDS encoding recombinase family protein, translating to MRKNIKDITPVMPLSTQKKKVAAYARVSNGKDAMLHSLAAQVDYYKTYIRQNLEWEFAGVYADEAITGTKDRRAGFKEMLEHCKNGLIDMIITKSISRFARNTVVMLKTVRELKDIGVDVFFEEQNIHSISGDGELMLTIMASFAQEESLSVSENCKWRIQNDFRKGIPNTLRVYGYDHINRNLVVNQTEAQIVRMIYSDFLNGMGKNAIMRKLISLGVPTKNGGTWSESTIKSILSNEKYTGNMLLQKTYSQNHLTKTKKINDGRLPMYHVAKTHEAIIEQDIYDAVQEEIACRRNIKSDKASKFTEFTGVIHCNKCGANYRRKTTKSGIVWCCSTYSTKGKKYCASKQIPETILKELSAEVLGLTEYDKEVFAAKIEHIKVPENSTVIFVFNDGSEVLRTWENPSRAESWTAEMRETAKRNAIRRSK from the coding sequence ATGCGAAAAAACATCAAAGATATTACTCCTGTTATGCCACTTTCAACACAAAAAAAGAAGGTTGCTGCCTATGCCCGTGTGTCAAATGGGAAAGACGCTATGCTCCATTCCCTTGCAGCACAGGTTGATTATTACAAAACCTATATACGGCAAAACCTTGAATGGGAGTTTGCTGGGGTATACGCAGATGAGGCTATTACAGGAACAAAGGACAGGCGAGCAGGATTTAAGGAAATGCTCGAACATTGTAAAAATGGTTTGATTGATATGATTATTACAAAATCCATTTCACGGTTTGCTCGCAATACGGTGGTTATGCTGAAAACGGTGAGAGAATTAAAGGATATAGGGGTTGATGTATTTTTCGAAGAACAAAATATTCATTCAATTAGTGGTGATGGTGAGTTGATGCTTACTATTATGGCATCGTTTGCTCAAGAGGAAAGCCTGTCAGTTTCAGAAAACTGTAAATGGAGAATTCAGAATGATTTTAGAAAAGGGATTCCAAACACATTAAGGGTTTATGGCTATGACCATATAAATAGAAATCTCGTAGTTAACCAAACTGAAGCACAAATAGTTCGTATGATTTATTCCGACTTCTTAAATGGAATGGGCAAAAATGCGATTATGCGTAAGCTTATATCCCTTGGAGTACCAACCAAGAATGGAGGAACCTGGTCTGAAAGTACAATTAAATCAATTTTATCAAATGAGAAATATACAGGAAATATGCTTTTACAAAAGACATATTCACAAAACCATCTCACAAAAACTAAAAAAATAAATGATGGCCGCCTTCCTATGTATCATGTAGCAAAAACCCACGAAGCAATTATTGAACAAGACATTTATGATGCAGTTCAAGAAGAAATTGCTTGCCGTAGAAACATAAAATCTGATAAAGCAAGTAAATTTACAGAATTCACTGGGGTTATTCACTGTAATAAATGCGGTGCTAATTATCGCAGGAAAACAACAAAGTCAGGAATTGTTTGGTGCTGTTCGACCTATAGCACCAAAGGGAAAAAGTATTGTGCTTCCAAGCAAATACCAGAAACCATATTAAAAGAATTGTCAGCAGAAGTCCTTGGATTGACTGAATATGATAAAGAGGTTTTTGCTGCAAAAATTGAACACATTAAAGTGCCAGAAAACAGCACAGTAATATTTGTGTTTAACGATGGCAGTGAGGTTCTTCGCACTTGGGAAAACCCTTCAAGGGCAGAAAGTTGGACAGCAGAAATGCGGGAAACTGCCAAGCGAAATGCAATTAGGAGGTCAAAATGA
- a CDS encoding recombinase family protein has protein sequence MSMVREVTIIPANKPRFSAQNQGVTRKRNVAAYARVSTDKEEQQTSYEAQVDHYTKHIKSNPEWNFAGIYSDEGISATNTKKREGFKRMIADALDGKIDLILTKSVSRFARNTVDTLTTVRKLKEKGVEVFFEKENIYTLDSKGELLITIMSSLAQEESRSMSENIQWGRRKSFADGKVSLPYSKFLGYEKGADGLPQIVESEAVIVRRIYNEFLEGKTANDIAKRLTEECVPTPGGCQNWQPHTVQSILTNEKYKGDAILQKTFTVDFLNKKKKINEGEVPQYYIENSHPAIVEPCVFEMVKEEFARRAEGGKMISCSILSGRIVCGDCGGFYGRKVWHAGSEYAKTVWHCNNKFQKRKYCSTPTLKEEAIKKAFVAAFNHIIDNKAEIFENYELCLDAITDDSTFRSEIKEIDKQCSEIETLIEKLIAANARTQLEQDEYNKSYNNYVARYDKLQKRRAELGSEIAKCAAKRVTVSAFLSELKKHNTPLADFDDRIWQATLNHMKILNDGKAVFVFRDGTELTWSVDCEVRKYVKKNST, from the coding sequence ATGAGTATGGTAAGAGAAGTAACAATTATTCCTGCGAACAAGCCGCGGTTTTCGGCACAGAACCAAGGAGTGACTAGAAAACGTAATGTTGCCGCCTATGCCCGAGTGTCCACCGATAAAGAAGAACAACAGACAAGCTATGAGGCACAGGTTGATCATTACACTAAGCACATAAAGTCTAACCCCGAATGGAACTTTGCAGGCATCTACTCTGATGAGGGTATAAGTGCCACCAACACCAAAAAGCGTGAAGGCTTTAAGAGAATGATAGCGGATGCCCTTGATGGCAAAATTGACCTTATTCTAACAAAATCGGTTAGCCGTTTTGCCAGAAACACCGTTGACACCCTTACAACAGTGCGGAAACTCAAAGAGAAAGGTGTGGAGGTTTTCTTCGAGAAGGAGAACATTTATACCCTTGATTCTAAGGGGGAATTGCTTATTACAATCATGTCCTCACTTGCGCAAGAGGAAAGCAGGTCCATGAGTGAAAATATCCAGTGGGGTCGTAGAAAGTCTTTTGCAGATGGAAAAGTCAGCCTTCCATATTCAAAATTCTTAGGTTATGAGAAGGGTGCAGATGGCTTACCGCAAATAGTTGAGAGTGAAGCGGTGATAGTCCGCAGGATATACAATGAATTTTTAGAGGGCAAAACAGCCAATGATATTGCAAAACGCCTTACTGAAGAATGCGTACCCACTCCGGGTGGCTGTCAAAATTGGCAGCCACATACTGTTCAGAGCATACTAACCAATGAAAAATATAAAGGTGATGCCATATTGCAGAAAACCTTCACTGTTGATTTTCTCAACAAGAAAAAGAAAATCAATGAGGGTGAAGTACCTCAATATTATATTGAGAACAGCCATCCTGCAATTGTTGAGCCTTGTGTCTTTGAAATGGTCAAAGAGGAATTTGCCCGCAGGGCTGAGGGCGGTAAAATGATAAGTTGTAGTATACTGTCGGGACGTATTGTTTGTGGAGATTGTGGAGGGTTTTATGGAAGGAAGGTATGGCATGCTGGGAGTGAATATGCAAAAACAGTTTGGCATTGCAACAATAAATTTCAAAAACGTAAGTATTGCTCTACACCAACCCTGAAGGAGGAAGCAATCAAGAAAGCTTTTGTTGCAGCCTTTAACCATATCATTGATAACAAGGCAGAGATTTTTGAAAACTACGAACTATGCCTTGATGCCATAACCGATGACAGTACCTTCCGTAGTGAGATTAAGGAAATTGACAAGCAGTGTTCCGAGATAGAAACTCTTATTGAGAAGCTGATAGCAGCCAATGCAAGAACCCAGCTTGAGCAGGATGAGTATAATAAAAGTTATAACAACTATGTTGCAAGATATGATAAGCTACAAAAACGCAGAGCGGAACTTGGTTCTGAAATAGCCAAGTGCGCCGCCAAGAGGGTTACCGTCTCTGCTTTCCTTTCGGAACTGAAAAAGCACAACACACCGCTTGCTGATTTTGATGACCGTATTTGGCAGGCCACTCTTAACCATATGAAAATCTTAAATGATGGTAAGGCGGTCTTTGTTTTCAGAGATGGAACAGAACTAACTTGGTCGGTGGATTGTGAGGTGCGTAAATATGTCAAGAAAAATAGTACATAA
- a CDS encoding recombinase family protein: MSRKIVHNITPPQATALPQRLRVCAYVRVSTGHEKQLLSLENQTSYYKRVITANPEYQFCGIYSDSGISGAKENRPGFTAMLEAARNGEVDLVLTKSISRFARNTVLLLKTVREIKALGVGIIFEDQKINTLSSDGELMLTVLASIAEEERKAVSSNVKWSIRKCFERGNPMINTDRLLGYDKDKNGRLIINKEQAEVVRLIFKRYLEGVSGYRLAIELNKAEVSTYNNKQWSSHRILRIISNEKYMGACLMQKSFVNENGKQVMNYGQCDKFYIENHHPPIIDKGQWLMAQEIRNSRRKIYFPEKGGARCREK; this comes from the coding sequence ATGTCAAGAAAAATAGTACATAATATCACACCTCCGCAAGCAACCGCATTACCTCAAAGGCTTAGAGTTTGTGCCTATGTGCGGGTTTCCACAGGTCATGAAAAACAGCTGCTGTCACTTGAAAATCAGACGAGCTACTATAAACGGGTTATCACGGCTAATCCAGAATACCAATTTTGCGGTATCTATTCCGATTCTGGCATAAGTGGAGCAAAAGAGAACCGACCGGGGTTCACTGCGATGCTTGAAGCTGCAAGAAATGGTGAGGTGGATTTAGTTCTAACCAAGTCAATCTCACGCTTTGCACGAAATACTGTACTACTACTTAAAACAGTGCGTGAAATCAAAGCATTAGGCGTTGGCATTATTTTTGAAGACCAAAAAATCAATACTCTATCTTCGGACGGTGAGTTAATGCTTACCGTCCTTGCTTCGATTGCCGAGGAAGAAAGAAAAGCTGTCAGCAGCAATGTGAAGTGGTCAATTCGGAAATGTTTTGAGCGTGGTAACCCAATGATAAACACAGACCGTTTGCTTGGTTATGACAAAGACAAAAACGGCAGACTTATAATTAATAAAGAACAGGCAGAGGTTGTAAGGTTGATTTTCAAGCGGTATTTAGAGGGTGTTTCAGGCTATCGGCTTGCAATAGAACTCAATAAAGCAGAAGTTTCTACCTATAATAATAAGCAGTGGTCATCTCATCGTATCTTACGAATTATTTCTAATGAAAAATATATGGGTGCCTGCCTGATGCAGAAGTCTTTTGTAAACGAAAACGGCAAACAGGTCATGAACTACGGTCAGTGCGATAAGTTCTATATAGAAAATCATCATCCGCCAATAATTGATAAAGGGCAGTGGCTCATGGCACAGGAGATACGGAATAGTCGCAGGAAGATATACTTCCCTGAGAAGGGCGGTGCGCGATGTCGAGAAAAATAA